Part of the Kushneria marisflavi genome, CGTGCTTGCGCTTTTTCGGACCCTTGGTCTCGAACTTCACCTGACCGTCGCGAAGCGCGAACAGAGTGAAGTCACGACCGACGCCGACGCCTTCACCGGCGTGGAAACGAGTGCCACGCTGGCGAACGATAATGCTGCCGGCAGAGGCTTCCTGACCACCGAAGAGCTTGACGCCGAGACGTTTGGACTCGGAATCGCGACCGTTACGAGTACTACCTGCGGCCTTCTTGTGAGCCATGAGTATGACCTCCTGAAAATGCGGAAAAACGCTTACGCAGTAATCCCGGTGATTTTGACTTCAGTGTACCACTGACGGTGGCCCTGACGCTTCATGCTGTGCTTGCGGCGACGGAACTTGAGAATATGAACCTTCTCGCCGCGGCCGTGAGAGACGACCTCTGCCTTGACAACAGCGCCCGACACCAGCGGTGCACCGATCTTGACATCGTCACCG contains:
- the rpmA gene encoding 50S ribosomal protein L27, producing the protein MAHKKAAGSTRNGRDSESKRLGVKLFGGQEASAGSIIVRQRGTRFHAGEGVGVGRDFTLFALRDGQVKFETKGPKKRKHVSIVSA
- the rplU gene encoding 50S ribosomal protein L21, encoding MYAVIKSGGKQYRVQEGQRIKLEKLDVATGDSIDFDQVLMVGGDDVKIGAPLVSGAVVKAEVVSHGRGEKVHILKFRRRKHSMKRQGHRQWYTEVKITGITA